In Capsicum annuum cultivar UCD-10X-F1 chromosome 11, UCD10Xv1.1, whole genome shotgun sequence, one genomic interval encodes:
- the LOC107850178 gene encoding zinc finger A20 and AN1 domain-containing stress-associated protein 8-like, with product MESSKETGCRAPEDPVHCINDCDFFGIAATMNMCSKCQKDMILLKQEHTKLAAASSKDVVRRSSSSDESELALAGFSCKCGDIFCIVHHYSDKHNCPFDYRNAGQNAIAKANVIIIAEKLNKI from the exons ATGGAGTCATCTAAAGAGACAGGATGTCGAGCTCCAGAAGACCCCGTCCACTGCATCAACGACTGTGATTTTTTCGGTATTGCAGCTACGATGAATATGTGTTCCAAGTGTCAAAAGGACATGATACTACTGAAGCAGGAACATACAAAGCTTGCAGCTGCATCCAGCAAAGACGTTGTACGCAGAAGCTCAAGCAGCGATGAATCAGAACTTGCTCTTGCAG GATTCAGTTGCAAATGTGGTGATATTTTCTGCATAGTTCATCATTATTCTGACAAACACAACTGCCCATTTGATTATAGGAATGCTGGTCAGAATGCAATAGCAAAAGCAAATGTTATCATCATAGCAGAAAAGCTTAATAAGATCTGA